Part of the Sardina pilchardus unplaced genomic scaffold, fSarPil1.1 HAP1_SCAFFOLD_236, whole genome shotgun sequence genome is shown below.
TTTGCTGTGAAACATTACCTTAAATTTGTTTTTAAACGATTGTAATCAGTTGTTTTTAAGTCTGAAAATGCTGCATTTATCAATATTATCTCATCACAAttatcattttattattatctaGCATTTTACCAAAATCCTCAAGAATATCTGAAAAGAGAATATTATGAATGATTTGAACGACTGTATCCAGAGAAGCATTGGTTGCGACCTAGAAACATTTACACTCAGTCTGATGTGCATTGGTAGGATAATCTTTGTAGATGACAAAAGCCTGAAAATCTGTCCCAGATATCATTTCCAGGGATTTTACACCAGAATTTTGGGCTCTTTAAACTGTTTGACCTCAGATTAACTGAGCACTTCTGTGGGAACTCAGTTATCCAGGGAAATGATGCTGTGTATCTTCTATGTGACCAATAACATGAACTGCTTATTttgatttgttatttgttagCATTGTAGaatctacttttttttttaacacaacaTACCTCATTATCAATCCTGCTACCTGAATCTGCTTTTTGCAGTGTAACAGTATCACTTGAAACTTAAAATGGAAGGTCAGATTGCAAGTAAATGTACAGTGGATGATATCAAAATTGTTATCTATGCTGTTACAAATTGATTTCAGAAGAAATCATTCTTGGGGCTAATTAGACTATATGATGGACATGATCATATAATTGTGCAGATTACTCCCTATAGACATCAGACATATGTTATTCAGGGAGTGACACTCAAATGAGTATGCTGCACCTACCAACCTTTTGTATCATGATGTTATTTGAAAGACGTTCATTGACTAAATGAACACACGAGACGTTTTGTTTGGACTACTTATATACCTCACCCAACATTGTGCCAGTCACACAAATGCAGGGATATCAGTACTTGTGCACTTAACTAACAATATTCTGTTAGGCCCATAGCTGTACATTCCCTGGTATTCAGTTTTGTAGTTAGATCTGTGTAGTTACTGTGATATTTTGATACTGGCTGACTACCTCAGACAATAGCACTTTGGTGCTACACATTGTACCTCATGATGAGAGAACTGTGTTTAGagaaatgtatacattttaGGAAAATGGTTGTGTATCTGTACAAGCTCAGCACGGGCATTGACGATACTGATGTTTTATCAATCCTTTTAAAAAGAGAATTAAAGTGAAAAGCAGAATATCTTTGGCCTCTTTGTGATTACAAGCTAATTTGATGACTATATCTCTTTAGTACCTGAAACAGATGGCGAATGGAAATcgttttgtctttttctcattTGTCATTGATAAATGTTAATCTTTAGcatttgtttgttcatgttgCCACCCTGCAAAATGACTATTTGTACTGAACCTGGAGAGGCACCCTGTGGGGCATTCTCCATTATAGTGTGATATTGCACTtatctatttattcatttggctggCACTTTTATCCAGAAtggcttacatacagtatgtcaatcatTACAAGGGCCAGCTCAAAGGCATAGTTAAAGGTGGCAGccgggaacatactgtatggtaaCACAGCACCTTAGACTCAAGACTATTACCATCTGCTTATATACATGCAATATGTTTGAATCCAAGTCAGCTAACAATGAAGTGATGCAACATTTTACATCTACATTAGGGTTACAAGAGATGATCTGCATACAGACTGATAAGAGATGATCTTCACATATGGCTAATTGATTGGAGTAATCATCCAATCAATTATTCTTGTCAACAGCCCCACCAGTCACTAATTTCTCATGTGTGCTCAAATATTATAGGCTGTTTAGTTTTAGGCGGTGGCCTAAGGCTTTATTATGCAGGGTACAATGTTGTCATAACAATGTAACATACTTTATAAAATGTATCCAAGAGCAAGGGTCAGCATTAAGTAGTTCTGTGAGAAAAGAACAGGCTGCTATTTTGCATAATAAGTTGCTAGTGCTATGGGAAAcctccatagacctaaaagaaaagaaaaaaagaacctcTCCTCAAAGAAAATATTGGCATAGCCTAGTTTATGAACTAAAAGGATTAAAAATCCATTCATAGTGCTTGAAACATTTAATCACTTTAAGCATGTTATTTAGGCCtacaaccagagagggttaaagcggaaaACCTCTGTTTTAccatgtctctttttttctgttttagtcATTTCATTTAGTGAAGTCATTTGATCTATCTCAGCTTTGTTTAAGTAAATGTATCGATTATAGTATTATTCACTACTATTCACGCAAGTATAGCAATATTGCTCATCATCAATCCACAATAACACTTTCATTCAATTACTGTTTGAACATGAGCCGTAGTAATATACAGACAGGCAACGACATAGGCAGCTAAAACATTTACGGAAGCTGTGAAGGGCCTATGTTGTCAAATGATTAGTGGCAGAGCAGTGGTAGTGGCAAATATGCTAGCATAACATTTGCTCGTTTTACACACCTTCAGCATTTTCTTCCAAAGTGCCATTTTAAGTGGTAGATTTAGTAAGCTGTGCCGTTGATATACCCTTTCATTTAAATCGACATTGTCAAGAATGTCAACTGATAATTAACGGTAGCTAGCCTTTCCGCTAACGACATGTCATTGACTAACTTTGCGATGTAGAAAAGAGTAGAAGGGTAGATTCAGAAAACATATTTATGAATATTGTAGAAAGACGTTTTTGTTTGGTGTTCTTTCGGAATGGCAGACGAAGCTCTATTCCAGTTTCTTCACAATGAAGTCATTCAATATGTGTACAAATCAGCCGAGAGTGGAGAGATGGTAATGTTGAtctgaaaacattttgtttactatttaggacattcatttcatttcGATAATAGTATGATTTGTGCAAACTAAACGAATTGTAATGCTCCCTGGTAATAATAATCATTTAAAACTATGTTTGCAACTTTGCTCTCCGCAGGAAAATGGGAGATGTATTACCAAACTGGAAAACATGGGATTTAGAGTCGGACAAGGACTCATTGAAAGGTATCATGACATATCAGTGATGTCTAATGGCCTGAAGTTAGGAAACTGCTTCCTTTGATAAAAGGAATTGCCTGAAAAATAAACGTGGATTTACCTCGTTTCACTACACAATGTGAATTGCAACAAGGACTGATTTTCTGACCTCTGACTCAATTGAATATCATGTAGAAATTGCTGTCCACTTTCTGACAAAACATTTACTTGCTTAATTTCAAATTTCATAGATCTCATAGCAAAAGTGACAAAACTGTCCTATTTCAGATTTACAAAAGATACTGCACGCTTCAAAGATGAACTTGACATCATGAAGTTCATCTGCAAGGACTTCTGGAccagtgtttttaaaaagcaaatTGACAACCTGAGGACAAACCACCAGGTAGATCAAATGTCTTTTCACTCTTATTTGTGTACTGAAGTTACACCtttaaattataaaaaaaaaatattctataccctgttgacagtgtgtgtgtgttttatttaggGTATTTATGTACTTCAAGACAACAAATTCCGTCTACTTACACAGTTGTCTGCAGGTAAACAGTATCTGGAACATGCTCCAAAGGTGAGTTGAACAATGGGTTAGAAACCAACATCTAAGCCTATTGAAAGTGTACAGAAAAAGTATGTTCTGATTGTATACTGATGTTAAAACTTAAGTGTTGCTTTCCTGAGACCTTGTCAAAGCCATTACTATGGCcacagagagaggctgtggtTTGTGTGGAAAATGCCTCTCACTAGCTGATCAAGTAAAAATCAGCTTAAAGGCTGTTGCAAACTACGATTAAATAACTGAAGTGGGATGTTATTTGTCATTGTGCCAGGGAGGTTGGTCTCATATTTCAAGTCAAATAGTTTAACAGATAGATATTTCAGTGTAGAGGGCCGGGATCCTGGATATTCTGCATGTTTGGAAACAGTAATGAGTTGGCATCAGAATCAGGTGGCATGGACAGAAGGTAGAGATATCTGGGGTCTTTTTGGAATTTGCGAATGCCTTTGGGTCTGTGCCTCACAGTCTGTTGTGGTAGGCATTCAGCTAcgtcagagacggtttataaagcgagacaagtcatatgagggtcaattccggttaccctgtgacgtagtgctactcccatttaggaggcaaacgggagaaataaaccttatctcggattatgaccattcccttagccctacattcagca
Proteins encoded:
- the trappc6b gene encoding trafficking protein particle complex subunit 6b; this translates as MADEALFQFLHNEVIQYVYKSAESGEMENGRCITKLENMGFRVGQGLIERFTKDTARFKDELDIMKFICKDFWTSVFKKQIDNLRTNHQGIYVLQDNKFRLLTQLSAGKQYLEHAPKYLAFTCGLVRGGLSNLGVKSIVTAEVSVMPACKFQVMIQK